The following proteins come from a genomic window of Yinghuangia sp. ASG 101:
- a CDS encoding NUDIX domain-containing protein — MREVVKRTARAILLDDEDRLVLIKRTKPGRTPYWITPGGGVEAGDTTVVEGLRREVLEELGAKLSRSVPAFVDTVPEAGGGVKVQHFFACRLESIDPALRHGPEVDEPNGAYEVVRVPFTPEGLATVDVVPATLAAYLTANVEGVLSLLAGDLA; from the coding sequence ATGCGGGAAGTGGTCAAGCGGACGGCCCGTGCGATTCTGCTCGACGACGAGGACCGCTTGGTCCTGATCAAGCGCACGAAGCCGGGCCGGACGCCGTACTGGATCACACCGGGCGGCGGTGTCGAAGCCGGCGACACGACGGTCGTCGAAGGGCTGCGGCGCGAGGTTCTGGAGGAGCTGGGCGCCAAACTCTCCCGCAGCGTCCCGGCGTTCGTCGACACCGTGCCGGAGGCGGGCGGCGGGGTGAAGGTGCAGCACTTCTTCGCGTGCCGCCTGGAGTCCATCGACCCGGCGCTGCGCCACGGGCCCGAGGTCGACGAGCCGAACGGCGCGTACGAGGTCGTGCGGGTGCCGTTCACTCCCGAGGGGCTGGCGACCGTGGACGTGGTGCCCGCGACGCTCGCGGCGTACCTGACGGCGAATGTCGAAGGCGTGCTGTCGCTGCTCGCGGGCGACCTCGCGTAG
- a CDS encoding LysR family transcriptional regulator, which yields MDLTLLRTFLAVHRAGSFTRAAQFLDMSQPTVTAQIRSLEKQIGRQLFQRLSRGVTPTTVADELAAKLAPHLDALEEITARDLLGTDPLDHTVHLAGPAEIIGQRVLPALADLVRRGLRLRVTLGPGGELLAGLAAGRHDIVVSDVRPRERGLTSTALADDEYVLVGAPRWAVLLPRERIAEHGPSALDDVPVIGDSEEQVLARRYWAAVFDAKPPAPAALVVPDLRAVLACVRAGAGIAVLPRHLCAEALADGSAVTLFDPEVPPLTTLFVALRAGEPSRPHLAHLHARLVAHAAEW from the coding sequence GTGGATCTGACGCTGCTGCGCACGTTTCTCGCGGTCCATCGGGCGGGCTCCTTCACCCGGGCCGCACAGTTCCTCGACATGTCGCAGCCGACCGTCACCGCACAGATCCGCAGCCTGGAGAAGCAGATCGGCCGCCAGCTCTTCCAACGGCTCTCCCGAGGCGTCACGCCCACCACGGTCGCGGACGAGCTCGCCGCGAAGCTCGCGCCGCACCTCGACGCGCTGGAGGAGATCACCGCGCGGGATCTGCTGGGCACCGACCCGCTGGACCACACCGTCCACCTCGCGGGCCCCGCCGAGATCATCGGGCAGCGCGTCCTGCCCGCACTGGCCGACCTCGTGCGCCGGGGTCTGCGCCTGCGCGTCACCCTCGGCCCCGGCGGCGAACTCCTCGCCGGCCTCGCCGCCGGCCGCCACGACATCGTCGTCTCCGACGTGCGCCCGCGCGAGCGCGGACTGACCTCCACCGCCCTGGCCGACGACGAGTACGTCCTGGTCGGCGCCCCGCGCTGGGCCGTACTCCTGCCCCGGGAACGCATCGCCGAACACGGGCCGTCCGCCCTCGACGACGTGCCGGTCATCGGCGACAGCGAGGAGCAGGTGCTCGCCCGGCGCTACTGGGCGGCCGTGTTCGACGCGAAACCTCCCGCGCCGGCGGCACTCGTCGTCCCCGACCTGCGGGCCGTCCTCGCCTGCGTGCGCGCCGGCGCGGGCATCGCGGTGCTGCCGCGCCACCTGTGTGCCGAAGCCCTCGCGGACGGCTCGGCGGTCACCCTGTTCGACCCCGAAGTCCCGCCGCTCACCACGCTGTTCGTGGCCCTTCGCGCGGGTGAGCCGAGCCGCCCGCACCTCGCGCACCTGCACGCCCGGCTGGTCGCGCACGCCGCCGAGTGGTGA